GAAAGAAGAATGGCTCTAACTCTTGCTCCAACTCCTGTGGATCAATTTCAAGATCGAAGCTCGCCAGTCCCTGGAGTTTTACCTCGATTATGAGATCTGGGTCGGAATGAGCCTTTATGGCCTCATTGATCTCGCTCACACTACTCATCATATCCACCGGTAACTCCAGCATCTTGAAGAGGCGCTTCCCCACTCGTCTTGGCTCCACCCTCACTGAGCCATCCGGATCGATGAATACTAGGAGAACATTGCCCGAGCCCTTCTGGTGAATATCTAGTGCCTCTGGAGAGCCACAGTAGCAAGCCTTGGTTCGACCCCTGGAATAATCGGCGAAGGAATGCCAATGTCCCATGGCTATGTAATTCATGCCACTTCTCTCTATCTCCTCCAAGGTGAAAATCGCTCCATCCTCCTCTACCTTTTCGGAAATTTTCAAAGCCCCGTGGATGAGAGCGATGTGAAATTTTGTCCCCGTTTGAGGATGAATACCCTCGAGGGGACTTCCTTCTAAGATCCCCGTGGTGAGAGCTTTTCCATAGACCGTTAAATCCAAATTCTTAAAAGTTTTGAAAGTTACCTCATCGGTGAAAAGGGTAAGATTGGAAAGAACATCATTGAAATTGTAACGGCGATAGATGGAGGTTGCATCATAAAGGTCATGGGTACCGGGTATGAGACAGATTGGAATGTTCTTCTGTTCTAGTTTCTTGAACAGCTGAACAACTTCATCCAAAGTTCGTCGGGAGGGACTATTGGAATCAAACAAATCCCCCGCGATGAGGAAAAGGTCAACATCTTCTTCGATGGCGAGATCAATTACATTTCCAAAGGTTTTAAGAATTTGAAGGCGTTGTTCCCCTCCCTTTTCACCAAGCATAGCAAATTTAGCTCCGAGATGGATGTCACCTGTATGCAAAATCTTCAAATCCATCACCACTTTGTCAAGCTGTGAGCTGTAAGGATTAAGCTTTTAACTTTGAGAACCAGCCTCAATCCCCCTACCTACTACCTTGAACCTAGAACCAAAACTTTTAAATCGTCCTAAGAATGAGACCAACGATTATCGCCAAACTCATACTTGAAGCGAATTCAAGGACAAAGGGATATTCCCGATTACCCTTGATTACCTTCACCATTGAAGGTATGAAGGCTAGAGGTGCCAGAAAATACAAGCCAACCAGGATAAATGTAACTGCCAGCCCCCGCTCGACAATACCCACGAACCTCTTGTGAAAATAAAGGGTGTTATTGCCATGCCTACTAGCAGGCCCGCTTGCCAGGGAAGACCCGGTTCCCGCTTTACCAAAGGTATTGCAAAATTCGTAGATTAATATAGAACCACCAAAGGTAGCTGCAATATAACCAACGAGATAAGGAAGGAATTGGGAATAAGGAATGTGCGATGAAGAGACAAATCTCAATTCGGTCAAGGAAAAAACCATGCCCATCACAAGGAGATGGAGAATCTGATCTCCAATAAAGATGTACAAGCTCATGGCGGGTTTCCACATCGTTGCAACTATTTTAAGCCGGTCAAAAAGAAAGTGAGAAAAACCAAGTACTATGGCCCAAAGTAGCCATCGATGAGAATATGGTGCAAGGATTATACCCATGAATGCGCAATAGATACCGCTATGAATAGCAACACCCCAGATGCTTTGCTTCGCCCACTTAACTAAGGATGCCGGTTGCATGAAATCTACAACGAGGTGCACCAGCAACAACAAATAAAACAAAGACATAACCAACCCCCATTGGCTTTAAGCTGTAAGGATTAAGAATTAAGCTTAATCCTTATCCTATTTAGGGTCCTATCCAGGGTATGGATTCCCTCAATCTGCGTCCGGAAAGGGTAACCTGAAGCGAAAGCTTCTCAACCTGATCGTCTATCTCTCGAATCCGGTAACTCATTTTCTCCAACATCTTCAGAGCAAAATCAGGATCCTCTCTGATCAGAGATTTTAATCTCTCCTTATCAATGACCAATACCTCGGTCTTGCCCATAGCCGTCACCGTGGCTGAGCGAGGACGATCCTCGAATAGAGCCATTTCGCCGAAAAAGTCCCCCCCTCTTAAAATTGCTAATGTGGTCTCTATCTCTTCGGTCTCTCGCATAATCTTTTTAGTCACCTTCACCTTACCGGACTGGATGACAAACATTTCCTTTCCTGGATCGCATTCATTGAAGATGACCTCACCATCTTGATACTCTCTCACTTCCCCTTCCCGACACATCCTAAATACCTCCTTTATTTAAGCTATAAGGATTAAGCTTTTTTATTCCTTATTCCTTAATCCTTAATCCTTAATAATACCTTAATCCTTCTCTGGTTTAATATCCAATACATTATATATTATCATCGGTTCTTTCTTCCCTTTAAGCCGAATCGGCAGTAGCTTCTCCGCCTCCACGGCATCTTTAATCAAATCATAGGTACTGGAACTGATCAAAATTTGTCCCTTGCCCGCTGCACTACACAAACGGGAGGCAATGTTCACATTGTCCCCAATGACCGTGAAGTCCAGACATTTACCGCTACCGATGTGACCTACCACAACCTCCCCCGTATTGATACCGATGCCATAACTGACCACTGGAAGATTTGCTGTTTTAGCTTGGAAGAGTTTGATCTCCTTCTGCATTTCAACAGCGGCCTTAACAGCTCTTAAGGCATGATCCTTTTGCTCCTTGGGTGCATTGAAAAATGCCATGATGGCATCACCTATGTACTTATCGAGTGTCCCCCCATATTGAAAAATAATTTCAGTCAGAAAGGCGAGATAGGTATTCAAAACGGATCTCACCCTCTCCGGTGCCAAATCCTCTGAGAGACTAGTAAATCCCCTGATATCAGCGAAGAGCACCGTGACCTCCTGGCGTCGATATAATACCTCGCTGCCCATGCGGAAGAGGATTCTCCCCAAATAATCCATGAATATTCCCTTTGCGAAGGCCCAGGTAAACAAGGATAGAGTATCGCTAGCCTCCATGGATAATAAATGATGATACTCGTATTCTCGGGAGAGATT
This window of the Actinomycetota bacterium genome carries:
- a CDS encoding cyclic nucleotide-binding domain-containing protein, with the protein product MCREGEVREYQDGEVIFNECDPGKEMFVIQSGKVKVTKKIMRETEEIETTLAILRGGDFFGEMALFEDRPRSATVTAMGKTEVLVIDKERLKSLIREDPDFALKMLEKMSYRIREIDDQVEKLSLQVTLSGRRLRESIPWIGP
- a CDS encoding DUF3307 domain-containing protein translates to MSLFYLLLLVHLVVDFMQPASLVKWAKQSIWGVAIHSGIYCAFMGIILAPYSHRWLLWAIVLGFSHFLFDRLKIVATMWKPAMSLYIFIGDQILHLLVMGMVFSLTELRFVSSSHIPYSQFLPYLVGYIAATFGGSILIYEFCNTFGKAGTGSSLASGPASRHGNNTLYFHKRFVGIVERGLAVTFILVGLYFLAPLAFIPSMVKVIKGNREYPFVLEFASSMSLAIIVGLILRTI
- a CDS encoding DNA repair exonuclease translates to MDLKILHTGDIHLGAKFAMLGEKGGEQRLQILKTFGNVIDLAIEEDVDLFLIAGDLFDSNSPSRRTLDEVVQLFKKLEQKNIPICLIPGTHDLYDATSIYRRYNFNDVLSNLTLFTDEVTFKTFKNLDLTVYGKALTTGILEGSPLEGIHPQTGTKFHIALIHGALKISEKVEEDGAIFTLEEIERSGMNYIAMGHWHSFADYSRGRTKACYCGSPEALDIHQKGSGNVLLVFIDPDGSVRVEPRRVGKRLFKMLELPVDMMSSVSEINEAIKAHSDPDLIIEVKLQGLASFDLEIDPQELEQELEPFFFRLRVIDESHPKLEEISVEDLPESMIIGKFVRIMEERLEQSTAEERRVIEEALKLGVALLKGENVLR